A genome region from Lucilia cuprina isolate Lc7/37 chromosome 3, ASM2204524v1, whole genome shotgun sequence includes the following:
- the LOC124419011 gene encoding putative uncharacterized protein DDB_G0290521: protein MFVLVAQTYAAENSETLTDTETPTSPQKPIEPETPTDSEVPTNLETPTDSGTPTDHDAPSDTKKPNSSNQTENNTAAQIAQMQKQMNNVLKRKAAAQRQRDNFQRKRERAQKQRIAKLRKQVNTMKKR, encoded by the coding sequence ATGTTTGTCCTAGTGGCGCAAACTTATGCTGCAGAAAATTCAGAAACACTAACTGATACTGAAACGCCAACTAGTCCTCAAAAACCAATTGAACCTGAAACACCAACTGATTCAGAAGTACCAACCAATCTTGAAACGCCAACTGATTCTGGAACACCAACTGATCATGATGCACCAAGTGATACAAAAAAGCCTAACTCCTCCAATCAAACTGAAAATAATACTGCCGCACAAATTgcccaaatgcaaaaacaaatgaaCAATGTATTGAAAAGAAAGGCTGCTGCTCAACGACAGAGAGATAATTTCCAGAGGAAACGTGAAAGAGCTCAAAAGCAAAGAATAGCTAAACTTAGGAAACAAGTAAATACAATGAAGAAAAGATGA